The Vicugna pacos chromosome 5, VicPac4, whole genome shotgun sequence genome includes the window CCTTTTCCCCTCAAAGCTCTCCTCAGGAATGCTTAAGGGTCGGCGGCCGTCGACCAAGCACTGGGTTTGGCTGCTCCCGCCTTCAACGCCCAGGCTTTCGCGTTCCTAGACGCCACGCCCCGGTTCCCACAGAGACGCGGCCGCTCGCCGCGCGGGAGCCCGGGAGGCGCCGGCCCCGGGAGGCGCCGGCCCGCGCTGGCTTCTCCCGCCCAGACCAAGCCGCGGGCGGCCGTCTGCGATGCTCGAGGCCGCCAGGAACGCCCCGGCGGGAAGCACCCACCAGCATCCGGCCGGAGGGACCTCCCGTCCGTCTCCCCCGCGGCACGGCGACGGCACCCACACCTCGGAACCGGGACACCTCAGAACCGGAGCGGGGAGAAGGGAGGGCGCACCACGCGGGAAGTCGGACCCAGGAGTCCAAAAGCGGGGAGGGGGCTCTCCGGGGTGTTCAGGGAGTAGACCCCAGAAGCCGTCTCGGCACGTGCGGAAGCGACCGCGAGGGCCCCCAGGGCCGGGCCCGACCGCGCTGGGGCCCGGGAAGCCGCTGCTTCGGGCCGCGAGGACGGCTCCCGCGGCTGCGTACTCACTGCAGGAGAAGTCGTTCTCCTCTCCAGCGCTCACGTCGGCCGGGCGCTCCCCAGAACTAAGAGTCAGGGCTCGGCGGCGTGAGGCCTCCCGGCCTACTGGACCCTCCGCCTGGACGGCGGGGAGGAGGGCAACGACGGCGCCCACCCCACGGCCACGCGGGCGGGCGCGGGCTGCGGCAAAATGGCGCCGGCCGCCTGCGCCTTCGGCCCACCCGTTTCCAGCAGGGCCTGGAGCTGCCCTCCCAAGTGTGGCCAGCGACCCGGGGCTGCCTTCAGCAGTCGTCCTCCGCGCCCAGGCCCCATCCCGGAGTCAAGCTAAGCCTCCTCCCTTTGAAGAATCAATCCGGACCCTACCTCCTGAACAGCCTCCAGCGTTTCTCACTCCTTTCCCCAAGGAAACTGCATATAGCGAAGCTTACAAAACAGGCGGCGTTGCGGAAACGGGGATCGGAATGGAATGGAGGTTGGTAACAACCAGTATTTCCTGTGGAGGTTCTGAGTTCGGAATACTTACTGGAATGAGTCTGAGTCTATTTGACAGAGCTAAAAGTATGAATGTGTCCaccatctttcttcctctgccAGTTCCAGGAGACGGTTCGGTTGCTGCTCACTTCAAGGGTCTTCTTTATGCTGATAACCCGGCACTTGATGAAGAGAAAAAACCAAGAGGACAGAGAGCTGCAGAGTGGAATGGATCTGGGGGACTGAAGGAGGCAGCAGGGGGAGGACGCAGGAGCTGGCAAACCTAGGAGGTGGGGTTCTGACTGATGATCTAGGAGAGAgtcccgggagttgggaggggaagggagtgctCGAGCCCTGTGAATAATGGGAATGTTTGTCATGCGCCATACAGTGTAATTCCAGATTGCTGTCTCTTCAAAATACTTAAGTCAAAGCATACaggaattttataatttatttgggTTTCTTTTGAATTTGGCAGAAGGAAAAAGACCTAGATCTGTTCAGGTTTTGGTACATGTGAGATGTCAGGGTTAGTGAGGGGTGTGAGGAGTGAGAGTAGGCAAAAGGGAAAGATGCACGGAAACTAATGATGTCAGTAGGATCAAACAGAATACAGTCCTTTAGTCTCCAAAGCTTTAAGAATACTCTATTTGGGAGATATATCTCTATATTTGCTAGACATTTATTGCTGCTAATATTTCCCCACTAACAAGAAATGTTCTACAGTGTCACACTAATCTATTTAAAAACCAGAGAACCATGAAAATTCTGCACAGAAATCCCAAACCCATGACGAAACAAACAGAAATGTGTGTGCTGCTGTACCCAGTTCCTTTAAAAGCTGTCAGTGTTCATTACAGAAtagtaaatgactgaataaatattagcacagattctcctctttttttttttaattttagtgaagttAGGGACTAAAGGGGCAGCAAAAATTCTGTTTCACTGACATGAATGACTCATTCCATCCTAAGTAAACTCCTACATAATGAAGTTTATTATACTGCTCTGCATCATCTGTTTGGGAAAAAAGCATCTTTTAATAGGCCACAGATCTAAATTCTGAAAATTAATGttgcatattaaaaatatactataaaagataaattcattCTGGGATTAAGGAATTATGCAAATGCAAATAAATCCAAGAGAgtagagagactgagagagaaatcactttttaaatggaTACCATGaatcttttgtttcattttactcaCCAGAGAATTTTGCTCTAGTTAACCCTAACTTTGCCCTGATCAGAGGCACTAGAATCTGACTCAGCTGCCCTTTGGCTGTATCCTCAGTCAATAGTAATATCCTGTGTTACTAGGACACATCCCATACACATGCAGCCGAACTTTGCCTTTCTGATGCATTAAGCTCATTTGTTACCAGATTTTAACTTCACAAATCCAGAACTTTCAGTATCTCCTGCCAAAGGTATTCATATGGACACCAATCTGTCCAGCAGTTCCTCTGCAGGATACGTCTGCATAATACGCTCTGTTCACAGTAAAACTTTGTTCCTCTGGAGGTTGAAGGACTTCTGAATCGTTATGAGGATGTCTGCTGAATGACCTCTCCGTTAGGGACTTCTAGAAAAGCTATATGATGGCCCATCATTTCCAAAAGAATGAGCCAAGGGAGTACATACCCACTCTGAGTTTCCTGGGGTTTCACTATTGTCATAATCACCGCACCTCCCTAAATTCCTTCTGTCCAGCCAGCTTTTAATTCTTCCCTCAACCATCTCCTTCAGTCTTTCACTATAATTTAGAATCCTCTACAAATTCTAGGATATGGAGAAGTATGGTCAGGCCATATGTttctttactggaaaaaaaaatgtttttgatgaGGTAAGCCTGTCTCTTTTCATTCTACTTAGCAGAGGTGGAAAAAATTAtgattgtattttttcttttcatgtgccaTGTTTCGCcttgaaaaacaaagacaaaactgAGCTTCCTCCAAGTTTTACCTATTCAGCCATTTACTTTCCAGGATCCTTCATCAGGAAACCATTGTACTGGGTAAAAGATTGGAGTCGATAGTGGAAtcaagaaaaggcaaaatgagGACCTAGTCAAATAAACAGTTCCAGACAAGGTATATTAGGGAGCTAGGGGAGGTGGTTAGAGATGAAAAGGAATTCCGAGATAAACAAGTTTGGGGTATACAGAGACCATGCAATGCTCTAAAGCCAGATGAGTGTGATATAACACGTGAAGTTTCCTTCTTGCTTTGGTTGTCCTGAAACTGAAAGTGATTTATTATTGACTTACTATAAACATCTCTGTATGGTCTCCCCAGATACACACAGCATGTGGTAGTGGCCACTGGTGGAAACTTCTGTGGGTCTGGAAGGCCAGACCTGAGGACAAGGATATGAAACTTCATGCTCATAACTGCAATCCAGGAGCTATCAGGTAAAGGCAGCACTCTCCGGGGTTATGATCTTAGTACCAGAAACcaaaatgtaaatattaataaatatggaACTAAAAAGACCTCCTATAAGGAGCAGAGCACAGCGGGTAGAAGAAATGTGAGTCCTCAAGAATTAcatgtgattgaaaaaaaaattacatatggtGCCAGTAGCCTCTACTATAAGCATTTTGGATGTCATTGAAGATGCTAAGGTGGCAAGGCCTCAATTCTGAGACACTGAGATGatttttgatcatctctgccatgcTCTGCTAGAAAGCAAAGGGAACTTCCATGCACACCGTTGGCAACTTGCATACCGGCTAGTTCCTGATGGCTCTCATACTGTGCCTGTGCTGGTCCTTCACCTATTGTTTGAACAGCTTCCTAAGATTCCCAATATCTCCATGtttccttaacttttttttacattatttaaattattttgttttttcttctagttttattgaggtataattgacatagagcatcatataagtttaaggtgtacagagtaatgatttgacttacatacctCATAAaaattaccacagtaagtttagtgaccatccatcatctcatataggtacacaattttaaaaaaagaaaaaaatatttttcttaatgatgagtgctcttaggatttactctcataacaacttttatataaaacatacagcagtgttcattatattaatcatgttgtacattatatccctagtacttatttatcttataactggaagtttgtaccttttgaccaccttcatccagttcTCCCTCCCCTAATCCTCCTGCCTCTTTCCATACTTTTTAAAACCC containing:
- the LOC116280556 gene encoding uncharacterized protein: MLEAARNAPAGSTHQHPAGGTSRPSPPRHGDGTHTSEPGHLRTGAGRREGAPRGKSDPGVQKRGGGSPGCSGSRPQKPSRHVRKRPRGPPGPGPTALGPGKPLLRAARTAPAAAYSLQEKSFSSPALTSAGRSPELRVRARRREASRPTGPSAWTAGRRATTAPTPRPRGRARAAAKWRRPPAPSAHPFPAGPGAALPSVASDPGLPSAVVLRAQAPSRSQAKPPPFEESIRTLPPEQPPAFLTPFPKETAYSEAYKTGGVAETGIGMEWSSRRRFGCCSLQGSSLC